The Gopherus evgoodei ecotype Sinaloan lineage unplaced genomic scaffold, rGopEvg1_v1.p scaffold_34_arrow_ctg1, whole genome shotgun sequence genome window below encodes:
- the LOC115641358 gene encoding ADP-ribosylation factor 6-like, with amino-acid sequence MGKMLSKIFGNKEMRILMLGLDAAGKTTILYKLKLGQSVTTIPTVGFNVETVTYKNVKFNVWDVGGQDKIRPLWRHYYTGTQGLIFVVDCADRDRIDEGRQELHRIINDREMRDAIILIFANKQDLPDAMKPHEIQEKLGLTRIRDRNWYVQPSCATSGEGLCEGLMWLTSNYKS; translated from the coding sequence ATGGGGAAAATGCTGTCCAAGATCTTTGGCAATAAGGAGATGCGGATTCTGATGCTAGGCCTGGATGCGGCCGGCAAGACCACCATCCTTTACAAGCTGAAGCTGGGCCAGTCGGTCACCACTATCCCCACCGTGGGCTTCAACGTGGAGACGGTGACCTACAAGAACGTCAAATTCAACGTCTGGGACGTGGGGGGCCAGGACAAGATCCGGCCCCTCTGGAGACACTACTATACGGGTACCCAGGGGCTCATCTTCGTGGTGGACTGCGCCGATCGCGACCGGATCGATGAAGGCCGGCAGGAGCTGCACCGCATCATTAACGACCGGGAGATGCGGGACGCCATCATCCTCATCTTTGCCAACAAGCAGGACCTGCCCGACGCCATGAAGCCCCACGAAATCCAGGAGAAACTGGGACTGACACGCATTAGGGACAGGAATTGGTATGTCCAGCCCTCGTGCGCGACATCTGGGGAAGGACTCTGCGAAGGTCTGATGTGGCTGACATCCAATTACAAATCCTAA